From the Desulforhopalus sp. genome, one window contains:
- a CDS encoding methyl-accepting chemotaxis protein: MFKKLKLRMRLLLMGITLTALPLIFALSVVIIQNKQSTATAREESMRLADADFSHLVQSVYTLATTQQELIEKEIASSLNVAEDIARKKGGINLSEETVNWDAVNQLSSEKLTIALPKMQVGDEWLGQIKEKEMVVPVVDEVKNLVTTTCTIFQKMNDAGDMLRVATNVMKADGKRAIGTFIPSKNPDGTASAVIQAVMKGETYVGRAFVVNAWYITAYKPIINASKQIVGMLFVGVPQESTVSLRKAIMEIVVGKTGNVEVLDGKGAYVISQGGTNDGKVVLDKVDADGQPYIKKIIEGAMALGSGKVGDLQATWKEDGGRQSRVRLYKYSYFKKWDWVILAGTYQDEILGSAHLIEEKAQKSMYTMIGLILLSIGVAAIIWFFVARGIARPVQNAANRLRDIAEGEGDLTMRLEQTSNDEIGEMGRWFNVFVEKLQGIISQVSSNTVEVEKSSHQLLDISADMAEKSDEATSRAGNVAAAAEEMSSNLTAVAASMEESSTNTSMVSNAAEQMASTFSAIVENVESASAISGKAVEQTNGTASKMAVLGQAAISIGKVTETITEISEQTNLLALNATIEAARAGDAGKGFAVVANEIKDLARQTAIATLDIKKQIESIQATTSETVQEIDQIAEVITRVNAIVSSISGDIESQSVTTREIAENISQASIGIQEVNQNVGLSSQVATQMAEDIAMVNAASEAIAGSSNSVKESAKQLQAMAGELSRLVGSFKVR, translated from the coding sequence ATGTTCAAGAAACTCAAGCTGCGGATGCGGCTGCTTCTGATGGGGATAACCCTCACCGCCCTGCCCCTGATTTTTGCCTTGTCTGTGGTTATTATCCAAAACAAGCAGAGCACTGCAACCGCCAGGGAAGAGAGCATGCGCCTGGCGGATGCCGATTTCAGCCATCTTGTGCAGAGTGTGTACACCTTGGCGACAACGCAGCAGGAACTGATCGAAAAGGAAATTGCCTCCTCTCTCAATGTTGCCGAAGATATCGCCCGCAAGAAGGGCGGGATCAACCTCAGCGAGGAAACGGTGAACTGGGATGCGGTTAATCAGCTTTCCAGTGAAAAATTGACGATAGCCCTGCCGAAAATGCAGGTTGGCGACGAATGGCTGGGCCAAATCAAAGAGAAGGAAATGGTGGTGCCGGTGGTCGACGAGGTGAAAAATCTGGTCACCACCACCTGCACTATCTTTCAGAAGATGAATGACGCTGGCGACATGCTCCGGGTGGCGACGAACGTCATGAAGGCCGATGGCAAACGGGCGATCGGCACCTTCATCCCGAGCAAAAACCCTGATGGTACAGCCAGTGCCGTCATCCAGGCGGTGATGAAAGGAGAAACCTATGTCGGCCGGGCCTTTGTGGTCAACGCCTGGTATATCACGGCTTATAAGCCGATCATCAACGCCTCCAAGCAGATTGTCGGTATGCTGTTTGTCGGTGTCCCTCAGGAAAGCACGGTTTCCCTGCGCAAGGCGATAATGGAGATTGTCGTCGGCAAAACCGGTAATGTCGAGGTCCTCGACGGCAAAGGTGCTTATGTCATTTCCCAGGGCGGCACCAATGACGGCAAGGTCGTTCTTGATAAAGTCGATGCTGATGGTCAGCCCTACATCAAGAAGATTATCGAAGGGGCAATGGCCTTGGGCTCGGGTAAAGTCGGAGATTTGCAGGCGACCTGGAAAGAAGATGGGGGGCGGCAATCGCGCGTCAGGCTATACAAGTACAGTTACTTTAAAAAGTGGGACTGGGTCATTCTTGCCGGGACCTATCAGGACGAGATTCTCGGATCTGCGCATTTGATAGAGGAGAAGGCACAGAAAAGCATGTACACCATGATCGGTCTCATCCTCCTTTCCATTGGCGTGGCGGCTATTATCTGGTTCTTTGTCGCCAGGGGAATCGCCCGGCCGGTACAGAATGCTGCTAACCGTCTGCGTGACATCGCCGAGGGCGAGGGCGATCTGACCATGCGGCTTGAACAAACCAGCAATGATGAAATCGGCGAAATGGGGCGATGGTTCAACGTCTTTGTCGAGAAATTGCAGGGGATCATTTCCCAGGTCTCCAGCAATACCGTCGAGGTGGAGAAATCGTCCCATCAATTACTGGATATCTCGGCGGATATGGCGGAGAAATCGGATGAGGCAACCAGCCGTGCCGGTAATGTGGCGGCAGCAGCCGAGGAGATGAGTTCAAACCTCACGGCGGTTGCCGCCTCGATGGAGGAGTCGTCCACCAATACCTCCATGGTGTCCAATGCCGCTGAGCAGATGGCAAGTACCTTCAGCGCCATCGTTGAAAATGTCGAGTCGGCCTCGGCAATCTCCGGCAAGGCGGTTGAACAGACAAACGGAACTGCCAGTAAGATGGCGGTTCTCGGGCAGGCGGCAATTTCTATCGGCAAGGTCACCGAGACCATCACCGAGATCTCCGAACAGACCAATCTCCTGGCCCTGAACGCGACCATCGAGGCGGCCAGGGCAGGGGATGCCGGTAAGGGTTTTGCCGTTGTCGCCAATGAAATCAAAGACCTGGCCCGGCAGACGGCGATCGCCACCCTGGATATCAAAAAGCAGATTGAAAGCATCCAGGCGACAACCTCGGAGACGGTGCAGGAGATTGATCAGATTGCCGAGGTTATTACCCGGGTCAACGCCATTGTTTCCAGTATTTCCGGTGACATCGAATCGCAATCGGTAACCACCCGGGAGATTGCTGAAAACATCTCCCAGGCCTCGATTGGCATCCAGGAGGTCAACCAGAATGTCGGACTCAGTTCCCAGGTCGCCACCCAGATGGCCGAGGATATCGCCATGGTAAATGCGGCATCGGAAGCGATTGCCGGCAGCAGCAACAGTGTCAAGGAAAGCGCCAAACAACTGCAGGCTATGGCCGGGGAACTGAGCCGTCTGGTTGGCAGTTTCAAGGTGAGGTAA
- a CDS encoding sensor domain-containing diguanylate cyclase, with amino-acid sequence MQVSEESFAQVIESLHDGLYVVDTNRMITYWNKSAERITGFSSAEVVGRSCFDNILTHVDSDGCSLCLGRCPLAATVADGQDREAEVFLHHKDGHRVPVFVRVSVLKDPLGTVVGGIELFTDLSSILLNNARVQELEKLALLDNLTQLANRHYLERELLARFEEMQRFSVPFGILFIDIDNFKKVNDSYGHDVGDRVLQFVAGTFIASSRPFDIYGRWGGEEFIGIIRNIEPEDLELMGNRIRVLVEQAYIVHAGEKLSVTISLGATMVRETDTIDSMVKRADTLLYDSKRLGRNRLTFG; translated from the coding sequence ATGCAGGTCAGCGAGGAATCCTTCGCCCAGGTTATCGAGAGCCTCCATGATGGCTTGTATGTGGTCGATACGAACCGGATGATTACCTATTGGAATAAGTCGGCAGAGCGGATTACCGGCTTTTCCTCAGCCGAGGTCGTTGGCAGGTCGTGCTTTGATAACATCCTCACCCACGTCGACAGTGATGGCTGTAGCCTCTGCCTCGGCCGCTGTCCCCTGGCGGCAACTGTTGCTGATGGCCAGGACCGGGAGGCCGAGGTGTTTCTGCATCACAAGGATGGGCACCGGGTGCCGGTGTTTGTCCGGGTCAGTGTCTTGAAGGATCCGTTGGGCACTGTAGTTGGCGGCATTGAATTATTTACCGATTTAAGTTCCATACTGCTCAATAACGCCAGGGTCCAAGAGTTGGAAAAACTGGCCCTCCTCGACAACCTCACCCAATTGGCAAACAGGCATTATCTTGAAAGGGAACTGCTGGCCAGGTTTGAAGAGATGCAACGCTTCAGTGTGCCGTTTGGCATCCTCTTTATCGATATCGACAATTTTAAGAAAGTCAATGATAGCTACGGCCACGATGTAGGGGATCGAGTTCTGCAATTTGTCGCCGGTACCTTTATTGCCAGCTCCCGGCCCTTTGATATTTATGGCCGCTGGGGTGGCGAGGAGTTTATCGGCATCATCCGCAACATCGAGCCGGAGGACTTGGAGCTTATGGGCAACAGAATCAGGGTTCTGGTTGAGCAGGCCTACATTGTCCATGCCGGGGAAAAACTCAGCGTGACTATTTCCCTTGGGGCGACCATGGTTCGAGAAACCGATACCATTGATAGCATGGTAAAGCGGGCCGACACCCTCTTATATGACAGTAAACGGCTGGGGCGAAATCGCCTTACTTTTGGCTGA
- a CDS encoding PocR ligand-binding domain-containing protein: MIKDPSHQELQEKIIDLEQQLFACRQHQGILVESEKRYRTIFEQAAVGIVHCNLSGQILSANSGFANFLGYSTEELLNLYIKEITFPEDIAADSQSIGELAAGKATRFAKDKRYVRKDGSVVWGHVTVSVLDDEKGKPMMLLATTQDIHSRKMAEDVIARRVLSLTQPLTGAASVSFEDLFNLDDIQRLQDQFAKATGVASIITRTDGTPITKPSNFTRLCSELIRTSAKGLANCRKSDAALGQLLTTGPIVQPCLSGGLWDAGAGISVGGRHIANWLIGQVRDETQTEEAIRRYGREIGIDEEQIAKAFQEVPAMSRRHFEEISEMLFTLAKRLSATAYRNLQQARFIADLKGTEEKLRHSENRLRFALEGANDGLWDADLKTGTVFFSQRSQEILGHSSDDAANALSDWRSLVHPDDFEKTWALIVAHMKKRTPILRIEHRLHMKNGSWKWVLTRGKVVEWAEDGRALRLTGTLTDINDRKKIEEAQMFLLTCDRTNPGEDFFKLLARFLAELLHMDFVCIDKLEGDNLSARTVAIFHDGQFEDNISYTLEDTPCGKVVGETICTFPSAVRHLFPSDSVLQEIAAESYVGTTLWGSSGTAIGLIAVISRQSLENPTPVESVLKLVGIRAAAELERREAEHETALLQTQLIQAQKMESIGRLAGGVSHDFNNMLGVILGHVEMAEEYVDPASPISIDLREIKKAASRSADLTRQLLAFARKQTVSPKVLDLNEIVESLLKMLRRLIGENIDLTWLPGKNLWPVHIDPSQIDQILANLTINSRDAISGVGRMTIETANMDIDEDYCTNHVGFMPGSYVTLTVSDTGCGMDRETREHIFEPFFTTKEVGQGTGLGLATIYGIVKQNEGFINVYSEPGEGASFRIFFPRYRGESLKIDQYKPLESPEQGRETILLVEDEPSILQLGIRMLERLGYHVLPAPTPNEALKVAERYEGEIHLLLTDVIMPEMNGRTLAKQLRSLHPRMRQMFMSGYTADVIAHHGVLDEGVQFIQKPFTKAELSIKVRQALK, encoded by the coding sequence ATGATCAAAGACCCTTCACATCAAGAGTTGCAGGAAAAAATTATCGACCTGGAACAGCAATTGTTCGCCTGCCGGCAACATCAAGGGATTCTCGTGGAGAGCGAGAAACGGTATCGAACCATCTTTGAACAGGCTGCCGTCGGCATTGTCCACTGCAATCTCAGCGGCCAAATACTCTCGGCCAACAGTGGTTTTGCCAATTTTCTCGGCTACTCGACAGAGGAACTGCTAAACCTGTACATCAAGGAAATAACCTTTCCTGAGGATATCGCCGCCGATTCGCAGAGCATAGGCGAACTGGCCGCCGGTAAAGCCACTCGCTTTGCCAAGGACAAGCGGTATGTGCGGAAGGATGGCTCTGTCGTCTGGGGCCATGTCACCGTCTCGGTGCTGGACGATGAGAAGGGTAAGCCAATGATGTTGCTGGCAACCACCCAGGATATTCATAGCCGGAAAATGGCAGAAGATGTCATCGCCCGGCGAGTTCTCTCCCTGACCCAACCACTAACCGGCGCCGCCTCGGTGTCCTTTGAGGACCTTTTTAATCTGGATGATATCCAGCGCCTGCAAGATCAATTTGCCAAGGCCACCGGCGTTGCCTCAATCATCACCCGCACCGACGGCACTCCCATCACCAAACCCAGCAATTTTACCAGACTGTGCAGTGAACTCATCCGAACATCAGCGAAAGGTTTGGCCAACTGCCGCAAATCCGATGCAGCACTTGGCCAGCTATTAACCACCGGGCCAATCGTCCAGCCCTGCCTCAGCGGGGGCCTTTGGGATGCCGGAGCGGGCATTTCCGTCGGCGGCCGGCATATTGCCAACTGGCTGATCGGCCAGGTTCGTGACGAAACCCAGACAGAGGAGGCAATCCGCCGGTATGGGCGGGAAATCGGCATCGATGAGGAGCAGATCGCCAAGGCCTTCCAAGAAGTGCCAGCCATGTCGCGCCGGCATTTTGAGGAAATCTCCGAAATGCTCTTCACCCTTGCCAAGCGTTTATCGGCAACCGCCTACCGAAACCTGCAACAGGCCCGTTTCATCGCCGATTTAAAAGGCACTGAAGAAAAATTGCGGCACAGTGAGAACCGTTTGCGCTTTGCCCTTGAGGGTGCCAATGACGGCCTCTGGGACGCAGACCTTAAGACCGGAACGGTTTTCTTCAGCCAACGGAGCCAGGAGATCCTCGGCCATTCGAGTGATGACGCCGCCAACGCCCTGTCGGATTGGCGATCCCTCGTTCACCCCGATGATTTCGAGAAGACCTGGGCGCTGATTGTCGCCCACATGAAAAAACGGACCCCCATTCTCCGCATCGAACACCGTTTGCACATGAAAAACGGCAGTTGGAAATGGGTCCTGACCCGCGGCAAGGTCGTTGAATGGGCGGAAGATGGCCGTGCCCTCCGCCTTACCGGCACACTCACCGATATCAATGACCGGAAGAAAATCGAGGAGGCGCAGATGTTCCTCCTCACCTGCGACCGCACCAACCCAGGCGAGGATTTTTTCAAATTGCTGGCCAGGTTTCTCGCCGAATTGCTGCACATGGATTTTGTCTGCATCGATAAACTTGAAGGCGATAATCTGTCGGCACGGACAGTGGCAATTTTCCACGACGGCCAGTTTGAGGACAATATCAGCTACACCTTGGAGGATACGCCCTGCGGTAAGGTCGTTGGTGAAACGATTTGCACCTTCCCGAGCGCCGTGCGCCACCTCTTCCCGAGTGATTCAGTGCTCCAGGAAATAGCCGCAGAAAGCTACGTTGGCACCACCCTTTGGGGCTCCAGCGGCACGGCAATTGGATTGATTGCCGTAATCAGCCGCCAGTCCCTGGAAAATCCCACCCCGGTTGAATCTGTCCTGAAACTGGTGGGTATCCGCGCCGCCGCCGAGCTTGAACGCCGCGAGGCCGAACACGAAACGGCCCTTCTGCAGACGCAGCTTATTCAGGCCCAGAAGATGGAGTCCATTGGCCGCCTCGCCGGAGGGGTCTCTCATGATTTCAATAACATGCTGGGAGTGATCCTCGGCCATGTGGAGATGGCCGAGGAGTATGTCGATCCGGCCAGCCCCATATCTATCGATCTCCGCGAGATTAAAAAAGCCGCTAGCCGCTCCGCCGACCTCACCAGGCAATTGCTCGCCTTTGCCCGCAAGCAAACGGTCTCCCCCAAGGTGCTCGATCTCAATGAGATAGTGGAAAGCCTGCTGAAAATGCTCCGCCGCCTGATCGGCGAGAATATCGACCTGACCTGGCTACCCGGCAAAAATCTTTGGCCGGTACACATCGATCCCTCTCAAATTGACCAGATTCTCGCCAATTTGACCATTAATTCCCGGGATGCTATTTCCGGTGTCGGCCGGATGACTATTGAAACAGCCAATATGGACATTGACGAGGATTACTGTACCAACCATGTAGGTTTTATGCCGGGCAGCTATGTTACCCTGACCGTCAGCGACACCGGCTGCGGGATGGACAGAGAAACCCGGGAACACATCTTTGAACCGTTTTTCACCACCAAGGAAGTCGGCCAGGGAACCGGCCTCGGCCTGGCGACAATTTACGGCATAGTCAAACAAAATGAAGGGTTTATAAATGTCTACAGTGAACCGGGCGAGGGTGCAAGCTTCCGCATCTTTTTCCCGAGATATCGTGGAGAAAGCCTGAAGATCGACCAGTACAAACCGCTTGAATCCCCGGAACAGGGGCGAGAAACGATCCTTCTTGTCGAGGATGAGCCTTCCATCCTGCAGCTCGGCATTCGCATGCTGGAAAGGCTCGGCTACCACGTCCTTCCGGCCCCAACCCCAAATGAGGCACTAAAGGTAGCGGAGCGCTATGAGGGAGAAATCCACCTGCTGCTGACCGATGTGATTATGCCGGAGATGAACGGCCGCACCCTGGCAAAACAACTGCGCTCCCTGCATCCCCGGATGCGACAGATGTTTATGTCAGGCTACACTGCCGATGTCATCGCCCACCATGGGGTCCTTGATGAAGGGGTGCAGTTCATCCAAAAGCCCTTTACCAAGGCGGAACTGTCCATCAAGGTTCGCCAGGCCCTGAAATAG
- the sodC gene encoding superoxide dismutase [Cu-Zn] SodC, with translation MKKKLVVTAVFLAGMVLAAGGRAAEMVIDIHHVSHEGVATKIGAIKAEQTPYGTLLTPNLSGLTPGLHGFHVHAAGNCGPMEKDGNKVAGMAAGGHYDPGQTNVHAGPYGAGHLGDLPALFVDAGGMAVHPVLAPRLKLDDLAGRSLMIHAGGDNYADAPKQLGGGGARVACGVVGN, from the coding sequence ATGAAAAAGAAACTGGTAGTAACTGCCGTTTTTCTAGCAGGCATGGTATTGGCGGCAGGAGGAAGAGCAGCGGAAATGGTCATTGACATCCATCATGTTTCCCACGAAGGGGTTGCGACTAAAATCGGTGCCATCAAGGCCGAACAGACCCCCTACGGGACACTCTTAACCCCTAATCTATCGGGGCTGACTCCTGGTTTGCACGGATTCCATGTCCATGCGGCCGGCAATTGCGGGCCGATGGAAAAGGATGGTAATAAGGTAGCCGGCATGGCAGCCGGTGGTCATTATGATCCAGGCCAGACCAATGTTCATGCCGGGCCATACGGTGCCGGCCATTTGGGCGATTTGCCCGCCTTGTTCGTCGATGCCGGAGGGATGGCTGTCCATCCGGTTCTGGCACCTAGATTGAAGCTTGACGATCTGGCAGGCCGCTCTTTGATGATTCATGCCGGTGGTGACAACTATGCCGATGCCCCCAAACAGCTGGGCGGGGGTGGTGCGCGTGTAGCCTGTGGGGTGGTCGGGAACTGA
- a CDS encoding DUF2799 domain-containing protein, whose translation MAAQEGIIKVLLDRGLQPGEYYMKPQWLLYLAMAGLVGCASMTKEQCLEAGSTSWEHIGWADGRDGWDPEQRLAMHREACQEVRILPDRKTYMHGWHNGVIEYCTPDRGYEVGLSGSSGNSRVCPGDTGYLFAENVELGLQIYNLRSEIARLESEISSYEQRLTDKKLDRETKRDLHTMIRNRDTEQSHLRMLLNEALARPIIRN comes from the coding sequence TTGGCGGCCCAGGAGGGAATTATCAAGGTGCTCCTCGACAGGGGACTGCAACCCGGTGAATACTACATGAAACCACAATGGCTGCTCTATTTGGCAATGGCGGGGCTTGTCGGTTGTGCCTCAATGACCAAGGAACAATGTCTTGAGGCCGGATCGACCTCATGGGAACACATCGGCTGGGCAGATGGCCGGGATGGCTGGGACCCGGAACAGCGCCTTGCCATGCACCGCGAGGCCTGTCAGGAGGTTCGTATCCTGCCGGACCGGAAGACCTATATGCACGGCTGGCATAACGGCGTTATCGAATACTGCACCCCGGACCGTGGCTATGAAGTCGGCCTGAGCGGCAGCAGCGGCAACAGCAGGGTTTGCCCCGGCGATACCGGCTACCTGTTTGCCGAAAATGTCGAACTTGGTCTGCAAATCTATAACTTACGTTCGGAAATCGCCCGGCTGGAAAGCGAGATATCCAGCTACGAACAAAGACTTACCGACAAAAAACTCGACCGCGAAACCAAACGCGATCTCCACACCATGATTCGCAATCGCGATACCGAACAGTCCCATCTAAGGATGCTCCTCAATGAGGCCCTGGCAAGACCGATCATTCGCAACTGA
- a CDS encoding zinc ABC transporter substrate-binding protein — MRHLTYTIFFLLFALLSSQPQAAARPEEMVFVSILPQKFFMQQICKDSLNIEVMVAPGANPHTYEPKPSQMRKLAASRAYFAIGMPFEATWLDKFTGVNPKLKIVHTNAGIDKLAMVEHHDNGHGDEGSDPHIWLSPTLVKKQAETMTDALSGLFPDKASFFRENLAAFTKEIDILDGELRSTLKGKEGLRFMVFHPSWGYFARDYGLEQVAVEIEGKEPKPAQLHALIKEARAQNIHVIFAQPQFSSKSAKLLAREIAGEVVLIDPLSENWFDNMRQVAGKLRIAAK; from the coding sequence ATGAGACATCTCACCTACACAATTTTTTTCTTATTATTTGCATTGTTATCTTCCCAACCCCAGGCTGCCGCCCGGCCTGAGGAAATGGTCTTTGTGTCGATCCTGCCGCAGAAATTTTTTATGCAACAAATTTGCAAAGACAGCCTCAATATCGAGGTCATGGTCGCGCCGGGGGCCAATCCCCATACCTACGAACCAAAACCCTCGCAAATGCGAAAACTGGCGGCGAGCCGGGCCTATTTTGCCATAGGCATGCCTTTTGAAGCGACCTGGCTGGACAAGTTTACCGGTGTTAATCCGAAGCTGAAGATTGTTCATACCAACGCCGGCATTGACAAACTGGCCATGGTCGAGCACCACGACAATGGCCACGGAGACGAGGGATCTGATCCACACATCTGGCTGTCGCCTACCCTCGTCAAAAAACAGGCGGAAACGATGACCGATGCACTCTCCGGCCTGTTCCCCGACAAGGCCTCGTTTTTCCGGGAAAATCTTGCTGCCTTTACCAAAGAGATCGACATCCTTGATGGCGAGTTGCGGTCTACTCTCAAGGGCAAGGAGGGTCTGCGCTTCATGGTCTTTCACCCTTCCTGGGGATATTTTGCCAGGGATTACGGTCTGGAGCAGGTGGCGGTGGAGATCGAGGGCAAGGAGCCGAAACCCGCGCAACTGCATGCCCTCATCAAAGAGGCGCGGGCACAAAACATCCACGTCATCTTTGCCCAACCGCAGTTTTCCTCGAAAAGCGCCAAGCTACTGGCGAGGGAGATTGCCGGCGAAGTGGTGCTGATCGATCCGCTGTCGGAAAACTGGTTCGACAATATGCGGCAGGTTGCGGGCAAACTGCGCATAGCGGCGAAATAG
- a CDS encoding metal-dependent hydrolase → MKLRYFSHSSFQITTDAGQIILIDPFLDGNPTAPVGSADVAADFIILTHAHGDHVGDSFKIAKRTNPLFICVNELANYCIEKGFRAHNMHIGGGHDFPFGRLKFTIAHHGSMTPDNTYGGSPAGVVLTIDGKSLYHTGDTGLFYDMKLIGEMTPLDYMLLPIGDNFTMGIGDAVKAVELAAPGVAIPMHFNTFPVIEADPAEFKRQVEAIGKKAVVMGYGEEMVL, encoded by the coding sequence ATGAAACTCAGGTACTTTTCCCATTCGTCCTTCCAGATTACCACCGATGCCGGACAGATCATTCTTATCGACCCCTTCCTTGACGGCAATCCGACTGCGCCGGTCGGGTCGGCGGATGTTGCCGCCGATTTCATTATCCTGACCCATGCCCACGGCGACCATGTGGGGGATTCCTTCAAGATCGCCAAACGCACCAATCCGCTGTTTATCTGCGTCAACGAGCTGGCCAATTACTGCATCGAAAAGGGCTTTCGCGCCCATAACATGCACATCGGCGGGGGGCATGACTTTCCCTTCGGCCGGCTGAAGTTCACCATCGCCCATCACGGTTCCATGACCCCGGATAACACCTACGGCGGGTCGCCGGCCGGGGTGGTGCTGACCATCGACGGCAAGTCGTTGTACCATACCGGCGATACCGGCCTTTTTTACGACATGAAACTGATTGGCGAAATGACCCCGCTCGATTATATGCTGTTGCCGATCGGCGACAACTTCACCATGGGCATCGGTGATGCGGTGAAGGCGGTTGAACTTGCAGCGCCGGGTGTCGCCATCCCCATGCACTTCAACACCTTCCCGGTCATCGAGGCCGATCCGGCAGAATTTAAAAGGCAGGTCGAGGCGATCGGCAAGAAGGCCGTGGTCATGGGCTACGGTGAAGAAATGGTCCTGTAG
- a CDS encoding DMT family transporter yields MKTESVTSMPVAADSGLPLAVSLYTVFLCMLFGANTVAVKISLTGIGVFTTAGLRFGVATAVLMFWAACTGKPLALTRHQVRQLAPLGVIFFCQLALFNFGQSMTTAAHGTLISNVLPFVVMILAHFFIPGERASLGKAAGLVLGFAGVALLFYDSATLTGEALHGDFLILLAVLVWSCNVVYMKKIISGFHPLQVTIYPMAMAVPAYLLCGYFFDGQMIRTLDAPVVSAMLYQALVTASFGFVAWNTLIAKYGATTLHAFVFVMPISGVFLGVVLLDEPVTANLIVAILLVTAGLIVVNRRGAGRSEKAAGSGA; encoded by the coding sequence TTGAAAACAGAGAGCGTTACCAGTATGCCGGTAGCGGCCGACAGCGGACTGCCCCTTGCGGTATCCTTGTACACCGTATTTTTGTGTATGCTGTTCGGTGCCAACACGGTGGCGGTGAAGATAAGCCTCACCGGCATCGGGGTCTTTACCACCGCCGGTTTGCGCTTTGGTGTGGCGACGGCGGTGCTGATGTTTTGGGCAGCCTGCACCGGCAAACCGCTGGCCCTTACCCGCCATCAGGTCCGGCAGCTGGCGCCGCTCGGTGTGATTTTCTTTTGCCAGCTGGCCCTTTTTAATTTCGGCCAGAGCATGACCACCGCCGCGCACGGCACTCTCATTTCCAATGTATTGCCCTTTGTAGTGATGATTCTCGCCCATTTTTTCATTCCCGGCGAAAGGGCCAGTCTGGGCAAGGCGGCTGGCCTGGTCCTTGGTTTTGCCGGGGTGGCCCTGCTGTTTTATGATAGCGCCACCCTGACCGGTGAAGCCCTGCATGGTGATTTTTTGATCTTGCTGGCGGTACTGGTCTGGTCCTGTAACGTCGTCTACATGAAAAAGATCATTTCCGGGTTTCATCCTCTGCAGGTCACCATCTATCCTATGGCCATGGCCGTCCCGGCCTATCTGCTGTGCGGGTATTTCTTCGATGGCCAGATGATCAGGACCCTGGACGCCCCGGTGGTGAGCGCCATGTTGTACCAGGCCCTGGTCACCGCCTCCTTCGGCTTTGTCGCTTGGAACACCCTGATCGCCAAATACGGGGCGACGACTCTCCACGCCTTCGTCTTTGTCATGCCGATTTCCGGGGTGTTTCTCGGTGTGGTCCTGCTCGACGAACCGGTGACCGCCAATCTTATTGTGGCGATTCTCTTGGTTACGGCAGGATTGATTGTCGTCAATCGGCGGGGGGCGGGGCGCTCGGAAAAGGCTGCCGGATCAGGGGCGTAA
- a CDS encoding ABC transporter permease: MDISLASFVAAIVVMAAPLVLAALGETLTEKAGVVNLSLDGTILLSAMTGFVVASRSQSLALGFVAAVLVGGLVAALLTVIGVWLGQSQVAVGFALTFLCRDLAYFLGNPYARQQGPQLATMPLPFLADIPFFGKVLFSHSLVVYLSFLAIPCCFYFLYHTRYGLLVRAAGENPEGCWARGINPTKVRILATIAGGMLVGLAGAAFSLAVKPGWGQPQGCEGIGWIALALVIFGSWNPLRVIAGAYLFGMLQLLGIYFQDFFPAIPGQIFQVAPFPLMIFALILIHLSSKRPGRITRLFSGKPPKWLGKAYRRS, from the coding sequence ATGGATATCTCTTTAGCCTCCTTTGTCGCCGCCATCGTGGTTATGGCGGCACCGCTGGTACTTGCCGCCCTCGGCGAAACCCTGACCGAGAAGGCCGGTGTCGTCAACCTGTCACTGGACGGCACCATCCTACTCAGCGCCATGACCGGTTTTGTTGTCGCCAGCCGGTCGCAATCCCTGGCCCTCGGATTTGTCGCGGCGGTCCTGGTCGGCGGCTTGGTCGCGGCTCTTCTGACGGTTATCGGCGTGTGGCTTGGCCAATCGCAGGTCGCCGTAGGCTTTGCCCTGACATTTTTATGCAGGGATCTCGCCTACTTTCTCGGCAATCCCTATGCCAGGCAGCAAGGGCCGCAACTGGCAACCATGCCCCTGCCCTTCCTGGCCGACATCCCCTTTTTCGGCAAGGTGCTGTTCAGCCATTCCCTGGTCGTCTACCTCAGTTTTCTGGCCATCCCCTGCTGCTTCTATTTTCTCTACCACACAAGATACGGCCTGCTGGTCAGGGCCGCCGGGGAAAACCCGGAGGGCTGCTGGGCCCGCGGTATCAACCCGACAAAGGTACGAATACTTGCCACCATCGCCGGCGGGATGCTCGTCGGCCTTGCCGGCGCCGCCTTTTCCCTGGCCGTCAAACCGGGCTGGGGCCAGCCCCAGGGCTGCGAGGGCATCGGCTGGATTGCCCTCGCCCTGGTCATCTTCGGCAGCTGGAACCCGCTGCGGGTCATCGCCGGGGCCTACCTCTTCGGCATGTTGCAGCTGCTCGGCATCTATTTTCAGGATTTTTTCCCGGCCATTCCGGGCCAGATCTTCCAGGTGGCACCCTTCCCGCTGATGATCTTTGCCCTGATCCTCATCCACCTCAGCTCGAAACGGCCGGGCCGGATAACCCGCCTCTTCAGCGGCAAACCGCCGAAATGGTTGGGCAAGGCCTATCGGAGATCGTAG